GCGGCTGCTGGCGTTCTGCACGCCCATGGCGGCGGCGCCCAGCATGCCGGCCAGCAGCGCCAGCGGCGCGCGCGAATCGGTGACCGGCTCGACCAGATAACCGGCCAGCATGAAGCCCAGCAGGAAAACCAGTTGCAGCAACAGCAGATAGAACAGCGGCGCCCGGCCGCCCCGCTCCAGCCAGATCACCACCATGCGCGTCAGCGCCACGGCGAAGATAAACGCAGGAAAGGCCAGCAACTTGATCAGCACGCCGTGCGAGGGATTGGCCAGCTCGCTGCCGATCAGCACGAAATTGCCGGTGACGTGCGCCGTGAACAAGCCGAACAAGGCAATGAAGCCGACAGTATCGACATAGCCGGCCAAAAAACTCAAGGCAATGCTTTGCCGGGTCCGCAGATTATTCATGTCAGGCATGACCTTCCTTTGCTGTAAAAAATCAAAAGGCAAAACAGCTGCAACCCAGTGTGCCCCAGAAGCCGGAATAGTCGGACACCGGCACCGCCGACTTGCGCGCCGCATCGTGTGCATGCGCGTGCACGCCGCAGGCGCCGGCGCATTGATGCGGCAGAGCCTGGCGCTGCTGCTGTTGCGTGTGCCGCAGCTGGCGATAATGGCCCGGCACGGCTTTCACCGGCGACCAATCCGGCAGCACCGGAATCGGCGGCGGCGCCAGCGGACTGAATTCTGCAGCGCCGTAGACTATTTTTCCGCCGACCACCGTCAGCACCGATTCCAGCGCCTTGATGCTGTCTTCGTCGACCGCAAAGAAGTCGGCTGACAGCACCGCCAGGTCGGCCAGCTGGCCTTGCTTGATGCGGCCTTTCTTGCCCTGCTCGCTGGAGAACCAGGCGCTGCCGGCGGTCCACAATTCCAGCGCGGTGTGGCGCGATAACTGGCCAGCCGCATCGTACAAGCGCATGCCGCCGACGGTGCGTCCCGACACCAGCCAGTAAAGCGCCGTCCACGGGTTGTAGCTGGCGACCCGGGTGGCGTCGGTGCCGGCGCCGACCGGCACGCCCATCTCCAGCATGCGCGCCACCGGCGGCGTGTGCCTGGCGGCGTCGGCGCCATAGCGCTCGACAAAATATTCACCCTGGAACGCCATGCGGTGCTGGATCGCGATGCCGCCGCCGAGCGCGCGCACTCTTTCGATATTGCGCGGCGTGATGGTCTCGGCATGGTCGAAGATCCAGTGCAAGCCGTCGAAAGGAATTTCACGGTTCACTTTTTCAAACACATCCAGCATGCGGCTGATCGACTCGTCGTAGGTCGCATGCAGGCGGAACGGCCAGCGCTGCGACACCAGGTGACGCACCACTTTTTCCAGCTCGCCTTCCATGCCGGCGGCCAGCTCCGGCCGCGGCTCCAGGAAATCTTCAAAGTCGGCGGCGGAAAACACCAGCATTTCGCCGGCGCCGTTATGGCGGTAAAAATCGTCGCCATCGCCAGGCTTGACCATGCCGGTCCATTTCTCGAAATCTTCCAGCTCCTGGCCCTTGCGCTGGGTGAACAGGTTGTAGGCGATGCGTATCGTCAGTTGCCGGTCGCGCGCCAGCTGGTCGATGATGGCGTAGTCCTCCGGGTAGTTCTGGAAACCGCCGCCGGCATCGATGGCGCTGGTGACGCCGAGGCGGTTCAGTTCGCGCATGAACTGGCGGGTCGAATTGACTTGCTGCTCACGCGGCAGCGCCGGTCCTTTCGCCAACGTCGCGTACAGGATCATGGCGTTCGGCTTGGCGATCAGCATGCCGGTCGGATTGCCGGCGGCATCGCGCTGGATTTCGCCGCCGGGCGGATTTGGCGTGTCCTTGGTATAACCGACCGCGCGCAAGGCCGCGCGGTTGAGCAAGGCGCGGTCATACAGGTGCAGGATGAATACCGGCGTATCGGTTGCGGCGGCGTTGATTTCTTCCAGCGTCGGCATGCGCTTTTCGGCGAACTGGAATTCGGTCCAGCCGCCGACCACGCGCACCCATTGCGGATGCGGCGTGCGCAGCGCCTGTTCCTTCAGCATGCGCAAGGCATCGGCCAGCGAGGGCATACCTTCCCAACGCAACTCCAGGTTGTAGTTGAGGCCGCCGCGGATCAGGTGCAGGTGGGAATCGTTCAGGCCGGGGATCACCGTACGCCCTTGCAGGTCGATCACTTGCGTGTCCTGCCCGCGCTGCCGCATGACTTCTTCGGCGTCGCCGACGACAAGGAACCTGCCATCCTGGATGGCCACCGCCGTCGCCAGCGGCTGCGACTGGTCGACCGTATGAAAACGGCCGTTCAATAAAATCATGTCTGCGTGCATGCTGTTCTCCTGAGCTGGCTGAGCTGGCTAAGCATTAACTGTTGAATAATTTGAACATAAGCCGGCGCCGCCAAACTCTATGATTCCCAGATTACATTCATGACTAGCGCGGATGCAAGGCAGTATGGCTGACAGAAAATCAAATGAAAAACGGAAAATATAAGGTTCAACAATCGAATTCCTCGATCATTAATTTATTGACATCAACCAGCCCGGCAACTGCCGGCCGGCGACTGCGAACCGCAGTGCAACGGCTCAGGCTACTTCGTCAAGCAGGGAATGTCCGTACACGGTAAAACGGCTCTTGCCCTGCCGCTTGGCCTGGTACATAGCTTCGTCGGCCTGGCGCAAGGCCGAGTCCCATTCCAGGTGTTCCGCCTGGCACAGGGCGATGCCGATGCTGCAGCCGATGCCGTCGCCAATCTCGGCGACGCGGCTGACGATGCGGCTCGCCACCGCGGTCGCAATGGCTTTGATGGACAAGGCCGGCGCCACCAGGCAGACCACGAATTCGTCGCCGCCGACACGGCCGGCGATATCGCTGTCGCGCAACGCCAGACGCAGCGCCGCCGCCACCTCGACCAGCACGGCGTCGCCGCGCTCATGGCCCAGGTTGTCGTTGATCCGTTTGAAGCCGTCGAGATCGATAAACAGCAGCGCTACCGCCTGGCGGCTGACGCTGCCGCGGCCGCGCAAGGTTTCCGCCAGTTCCAGGAACAGCGAACGGCTGGGCAGGCCGGTCAGGTCATCCAGCCGCACCTGGTCCATCTGCACTTCCAGCATGGCGTTGTTGAGCGCCAGCAAGCGCGCGTCCTGCACGGTCTTGAGATAGACCTGGTTCATTTCGCGCAAATAGATCAGCAGCAGCAGCGTGGCCGCGATCAGGGCGTTGCAGCGGCCGAGATACCAGCCTATGGAGAACTGGCTGCCGCCGGCCATGGTGATCACGTTGTCGCATTGAAGGGCGACCAGGGCCACTCCCAGCCACACATGCAGCACCGCCCTGAAGCCGGTGGCGCGCCACAGGATCAGCATGGCTAGCGCCGTCAGGGTCTGCAGCAGGAAACCGAGGCCGCTGGTGGTGACGCGATGGAAGTTGCCGTGCTCGATCAGCTTCGGCAATTCCGAATGGAATACGATCACGGGCAACAAGCTCGCCGCCAGCGCCGCCAGCACCACCGCGATCAGCCAGCCCGGCATGCGCTCGGGATGGCTGGCCAGCCAGGAAGGACTCCACCAGCGGCTGACCGCATACAGCAGGATGCTGAGCGCAAGGCCGGCATGCCACAGGAACCACAGCCAGATGGTGGTCTGGGCGCCACCCAGCAGCCCTTCCTGCGGCACGAAGGCGCCCGGCATGGCGAGGAACTGCATGATCAGGATCACCGCGGCATAGAAGCAGCCGGCGCCGATGTACAGCAGATCAACTTCCTTGGTGGCGCGATAGTGGCCGAAAATCAGGTAGGTGATGATGACGTAGGCGACTACGGTCGCGGTCTGGTAGGAAGGCAGGAAAAACGGGAACACCGGCCCCATGACGCTGGCGACTGGCAGTAGCAGCAATGTCATTAAAATAAGGCCGATACAGACCCACAGCGCGCGCCGGCGCTGGCGCGTGCTGGCCTGGCGCGTCGCTGGCGACACGCTTTTGCTGGTCCACGCCGGCTTGGAGGCGGCCTTGTTGCGTGCAATAGTTGCGCGGTCGATCATTGGCTGTTTTAACCATGCCCGGATAACTACAGCTTACCTTACGGTAAATTTTGCCCAAAAGCATCAAAATAATAACTTGAATGGCTATCCCTAGCTAATACAGAAAAGCTATCACTGCCGCTCGCAAAAGAGAAAATCGTGTTTGTCATACAATGACCGTTTTCCCCAAGAGACCATGCCATGCGCGCTATCGAAATTACCCAACCCGGCGGCCCGGAGGTTTTACAAATCTGCGAACGCCCTGTGCCGTCGTTCAAGGCCGGCGAAGTACTGATCAAAGTGCAGGCCGCTGGCATCAACCGGCCCGACGTATTCCAGCGCACCGGCAATTATTCGCCGCCGCCGGGCGCTTCCGATTTGCCGGGTCTGGAAATCGCCGGCGAAATCGTCGATGGCGATTTCAGTGGCACTTCCTTCAAAAAGGGCGACCTGGTGTGCGCCCTGGTGCAGGGCGGCGGCTATGCCGAATACTGCAGCGCGCCGGCGGCGCAATGCCTGCCGCTGCCGCAGGGCTGGAGCGCGGTGGAAGCGGCTTCGCTGCCGGAAACCTTTTTCACGGTGTGGAGCAATGTCTTCGACCGCGCCCGTCTCAGCCCCGGTGAAACCCTGCTGGTGCAAGGCGGCAGTTCCGGCATCGGTGCGGCGGCGATCCAGATCGCCACGGCGCTCGGCCACCGCGTGTTTGCGACCGCCGGTTCGGATGAAAAATGCCGCGCCTGCGAAGCGCTGGGCGCCGAACGCGGAATCAATTACCGCACGGAAGATTTCGCCGCCGTGATCAAGGCAGCGACCGACGGCAAGGGTGTCGACGTCATCCTCGACATGGTGGCAGGCGACTATGTGCCGCGCGAAATCAGCTGCCTGGCCAACGACGGCCGCCTGGTATTCATCGCCACGCTCGGCGGCAGCAGCGCCAGCATCGATTTCCGCCAGGTGCTGATGCGGCGCCTGACCATCACCGGCTCCACCCTGCGGCCGCGCCCGATCGCTTTCAAGGCTGCCATTGCGGCGCAGTTGCGCGAGCGCGTCTGGCCGCTGCTGGCGTCCAGGAAAATCAAGCCGGTGATCTTCCAGACCTTCCCGCTGGAACAGGCGGCGCAAGCCCATGCGCTGATGGAAAGCAGCTCGCATATCGGCAAGATCATGCTGGCTACCTGAATCCGCATGCAATCGACGCGCCAACTCCAGCTCGGCGCCCCCGTCATCCCCGCGAACGCGGGGATCCATGTTGCTGAGCCGGATAATCAAAATGGATTCCCGCGTTCGCGGGAATGACGGGGTCGCCGAGACGGGGTCGCCTGGACGGGGTCGCCTGGACGGGATCGCCTGGACGGGGTCGCCTAGACGTGGCCGACGAGGCGGGGTCGCCGAGACCGGGGCGCGTAGCTGGGGTCGCCAATGACCTTCATGCTGCTTTTCTTTAACCCGGGATCGCTTTAATCCAGAGGAATGGCGCGATAGCGGTTGACCTCGGCTGAATTGACTATCGGCGCCTTGTTGCCCCAGCTGTTGCGGATGTAGGAAACCACCGCCGCCACTTCACCGTCGCTCAAAGCCGGACCGTAAGGCGGCATGCCATAGGGACGCGGATTGGCTGCCGTGCTCGGCGAGAAGCCACCGTTCAGCACCACCCGGATCGCATTCACCGGCGACGCCATGGTGATGGCATGATTGCCGGCCAGCGGCGGATACGCCGGCCATGTGCCTTTGCCGGAAGCCTGGTGGCAATCGGCGCAATGGTTCTTGTAGATCTTCCCGCCCTGTTCCAGCACCCGCGCCACCTCATCCGCGCTGGCGCGTTCCTTGGCCGGCTCCGCTTCCTTCTGGCGCGGCAAGGATTTCAGGTAGACCGCCATGGCCTTGACGTCGGCGTCGCTCAAGTGCTGCAGGCTGGCGCCCACCACTTCCGCCATCGGCCCCAGCACCGTGCCGCGCGGCGAGACGCCGTTTTTCAGCAAGCCGGTGATGTGCTCGATATCCCAGTCGCCCAGGCCGATTTCATCATCCGATGTCAGCGATGGCGCATACCAGTTCACCACCGGGATAAAGCCGCCGCCCAGTTCTGCCTTGAGGTCGCTGCCGCCGAGCGCGTTGCGGGTGGTGTGGCAGGCGCTGCAGTGGCCCAGGCCCTGCACCAGGTAGGCGCCGCGATTCCACTCCACCGACTGGCCCTTCTCTTCCTGATACACGCCGGGCCGGAAATACAGCGCGCGCCAGCCGTACAGCAGGTTCCGGTTGTTATAGGGAAAACGCAAAGCGGGCGCCAGGTTCTTTTGCGCCACCGGCGCCACGCTGCGCAGATAGGCGAACATGGCGTCGGCATCTTCGCGCGTGACCTTGGTGTAATTGGTGTAGGGGAAGGCTGGATACAGCAGGCTGCCGTCCTTCGATTTGCCGTTATGCAGCGCGCGCCAGAAATCCTCGGCGCTCCAGCTGCCGATGCCGGTGTCCTTGTCCGGCGTCAGATTGGGCGAATAGATGGCGCCGAACGGGGTCTGTATGGCGCGCCCGCCGACCAGTTCCTTGCCGCCGCGCGCGGTATGGCAAGCAATGCAGTCGCCGCTGCGCACCAGATAGGCGCCCTTGACAATCTGTGCGGCAGGATCCGCCACGGCCGTCGCCGGCGGCCTTGCCGCGCCACTATCGTCATCGGCATTCAGCAGCGCCAGCACGGCGAACGCGGCGGCGATCAGCAGCAAAGCTGCGCCCACCAGCCACATCAGTAATCGTTTCATGTTCGCTCCGCTCAATTCGGGACAGGGACACTGCCGCAAGCCAGCGGCAGTTTGACGGAGCCGGGGGCAACCGCGGCGGCGCCGGCCGGCACCGGCTGCGCCGCCAGCCAGGATGCCACCGCGCCGATATCTTCAGCACTCAAGCGCTGCGCAAGCTGCGCCATGCAATCCGGCGCCACCGCATGACGCGCGCCGTTTTTCCAGGCGCCGATCTGGCTGACCAGGTAATCGCGCGGCAAACCGAGCAAACCCGGGGTGGTCGGCAGCACGCCGGTCATGGCGCTGCCATGGCAGGCGATGCAGGCCGGGATCTGCTTGCCGGCGTCGCCCTTGTTGACCAGCATTTCGCCGCGGGCACGGGCGGCCTCGGACGGATCGTAAGGCTGGGGCGGCGGATAAGGCGGGTGCTGGTCGGCAAAATAGGCGGCGATTTCCTGCAGGTAGGCGTCCGACAGATGATCGACCAGATAAGTCATCATCGGATACTGGCGCCGCCCTTCGCGGAAGTTGTGCAGCTGGTTGTAGAGATAGCCGGCCGGCTTGCCGGCGATGCGCGGGTAGTAGCCGTTGTTGGTGGCGCGGCCCTGTTCGCCGTGGCAGGCGGTGCAGGCGGTGAGGCGCTGTTTGATGGTGTCCGGAACCGCGGCGGAATCGACTTCAGCCGCCTGCGCCGCGACGCCGAACATGGCGCCGGCAAGCACAAGCAGCAAGCCGGAGCGCAACCGTCGCACAGCGCGTGTTGCCCCCGCTCCCTGCAAATGAATCGACATGATTTTCCTGTTTTTTATGCTGCTGCATTTTTCGGGAAGGTATCCAGCGTCCTTAGTCAGGACACCAGGTCCGATTATAAGCTAGCAAATTTATTAACATGGTACAACATTGAATAACATGTCGTCTGTGCTCTATTTGGAGGGCTGCGGCTGTACCAGGGGCTGGTCTTTGGTCGACCCGGGCTCATTCACATACATCTGCTCTTCCACGATATCCATCTGCTGGCTGCCATCCAGGGCGTGGCCGGTCCAGCGATCCGCCGGATTGACGGTTTGCTTCTTCTTTTCTGTGACAGGCTTGGCGGCAGCGGCAGGCAATCTGGTTTTGGACATGGCGTCTCCTTCTCGGGCGGCGACGGGCTTGTCGTCATCTTTCACTATAGGACCTAGTGTCGCCGCCTGATAGCTGAGAATCTTGCCGGCCCATGCAAAACGCCGGTCCAGATTCACATCTGGACCGGCGTCGCGGGGAGATAACTTGTTTCTGGCCTGGCAGCGCTCAGCGTTCGTAGTAGCCGCCTTGATACGGCTGCTGGTAGTAATAGTCGTCGCGGCGTTGCTCGACATAGACCGGCGCCGGACGGTAGTAGACCGGGGCTGGCTGATAGTACACCGGCGCAGGACGATAGTAGACCGGAGCTGGGCGGTAATACACGGGAGCAGGCTGATAGTAGGTTGCCGGACGATCGTAATAGCCGTCGCGCTCATAGTAGCCGCCCTGGCGATAGCCGCCGGAAGTCGCGCCCACCGCGGCGCCGAGCACGCCGCCGACAATCGCGCCGTTGCGGCCGCCGACAGCGCCGCCGATCACTGCGCCGGCAACTGCGCCGATCGCGGTATTGGCGCCGTCATCGTAAGCCATGGCCGAGGTAGACACTACGGCGGCAGAGCTAGCCAGCAGAGCAATACAGATCCATTTTTTGTGCAGCATGATTGCATCCTTCAAGGGACATACGGCCCTAATAACACCATCAAAAAACCGCTACCTCGCCAACTGCGAAGCCACGGTTGTTAAGTTGGACTATAGCCGAGCCGCCGTCAAATGCCTGCAAACGATACATACTTTTACATTTGCACAACATGGTTACACCTGACGTAACGACCAACAACTGTCCGCTGGACTGACAATCAATGCAGCTTGACCGACGGCTTGGCGTGTTTCATCAAGCCGCTGGCGGCGGCCGTGACGCCGGTGCGCACCGGCCCCAGCAAGGCGTTCAGGTGCATCAGGTGCAGGCTGGTGTACATCATGCGCGCGAAGAAGCCGTCGACGAACCAGCCCAGCTTGGTGAGCGAACCCATCAGCGTGCCGACCGATGTATTCCTGCCGAACGACACCAGCGAGCCATGGTCCTTGTAGATATAGGGCGCATCGGATGCCGCCTGGCCTTTGCTGGCGCGCACGAACATCTCGACCAGGTAGTCAGCCTGCTGATGCGCCGCCTGCGCCCGCGGCGGCACCATCTTGCCGTCGCTGCCGATGCAGGCTGCACAATCGCCCAGCGCATAGATATTGGCGGAACCGGCCACCTTCAACAAGCCATCCACTTCCAGCTGGCCGGACTTGATCACCGGCAGCCCCAGCCCCTTGAGGAAATCCGGCGCCTTGATGCCGGCCGACCAGACGCACAGGTCGGAAGCGTAGTTGTTGCCGTTGGCGTCGGTGACAAAATTCTCGGCGATGCTGGCGACGCGGCAATCTGTCACCACCTTCACCTCTCGCTCCTGCAGCAGCTTGCTGGCGGCTTTGGAAACGCGTTCTGTGAGCGGCGCCAGCAGCCGCGGCGCGCCTTCCAGGATGGTGATGCGGACATCGCGGTTCGGGTTCAGATGCGGAAAATCGTAGTCGGTATAGACGCTGCTGGCATCGCGCAATTCGGCCGCCAGCTCGACCCCGGTAGCGCCGCCGCCGACGATCACGATATCGACGCCGGCATCCGGATCTTTTTCTTTCTTCAAATCCGCCAGCGCCAGCATTTTCAGCAGGCGCACTCGGAATTGTTCGGCATCTTCGGTCGAATTCAGCGAAATGGTGTTTTGCTCGGCGCCCGGAATGCCGAAATAATTGGAGACGCTGCCGACCGCTATCACCAGCTTGCTGAATGCGATCTGGCGCGGTGGCAGCAGTTCGGTGGCCGACTCGTCGGTGACGGCGTCCACGGTGATGGTGTTGCTGGCGCTGTCGAGTGCCGTCATGTTGCCGTACACGAAGCGAAACTTATTGTCGTGTGCCAACATCTGGTAAGACAGGCCTTCCTGATGGATATCGCGGGTGCCTGCTGCGACTTCGTGCAGAGACGGTTTCCAGATGTGGTACAGCGCCCGATCGACCAGGGTCACGTGACCGCTTCCCAGTTTGCGGCCAAGCTTGCAAGCCAGCTCCAGCCCACCCGCGCCACCGCCTACAATCACGATTTCATCCGACATCCATCTTCCTTCACCTATTCATTAATCAATCGCGCTTCGGCATTCTTCGATCCGCGCGGCAGCAAAGTACGCAGTAAGTCTACTTTTATATTGGCGCAACGCGCAATAGTGACGTATTTTTGCGCTTTATTGATCACGCCACGCCAATTTGCAGTATTCGGGAAAGAACGCCACCGGATAAAACGCCCTACCCTGGCCGGCGCGGGAATCCGCTTCCGGCACACAAAATCGCCCAGCGAAATTCACTTTGGAATTAGCGCAATGGCTGCTGGTTCGCAGCTCAAGTCTGCGCTATGATGAAGACAGACACCATTGCAAATACAATTTTCAGGAGGGCATGCATATGTACCGGAAAATTCTCGTCGCCTACAATGGCACGCCTGAAAGTCGTTCTGCTTTATATTCCTGTATCCAGCTGGCGCCCGGCCCCGGAGTTGAGGTCCATCTGCTGGGCGTCATCAATCTCGCAACCTATCTGATGGCGGGCGAATTTGTCGCCGAATCCGCAATCAGGGCGGAAAAAACCCTGCTCGAACAAGAGCTGATCAAGGGTCACAAACTCCTCACCGACGCCGGCCTCAAGCCGATCGACCACTTTGAAAGCGGCGAACCTGTCAATGTTATCAGTGACCTGGTCAACAAACTGGGCATCGACCTGGTGATCGTCGGCCACTCGCGCAAGAAACCGCTGGCGACGCGCTGGTGGCGCGGCTCGGTGGACACCATGCTGGTTGAAAAGGTGCCGTGCAGCGTCCTGGTGGCGACCGATATCTGTCCGACCTGAGACACGCTTATCCTGATCTTCAGCCCGGCGGCCAGCTGCCTTGTCAGGTATCAGCCTGCTCGCCGCTGTTTTGCACTTGCACCGAAATGGGCAGTTCGATCACCACCGCGGTGCCTTTATCCTTTCCCGC
The sequence above is a segment of the Collimonas sp. PA-H2 genome. Coding sequences within it:
- a CDS encoding YoaK family protein, giving the protein MPDMNNLRTRQSIALSFLAGYVDTVGFIALFGLFTAHVTGNFVLIGSELANPSHGVLIKLLAFPAFIFAVALTRMVVIWLERGGRAPLFYLLLLQLVFLLGFMLAGYLVEPVTDSRAPLALLAGMLGAAAMGVQNASSRLLLQHLTPTTVMTGNVTQVIIDLVDIARGAATEEIRQRCSKFFWPIVAFGAGAIGGAFAYKHLLFLALLLPLALLLWLSIKEYLSEKSGAATPSTL
- a CDS encoding amidohydrolase, producing the protein MHADMILLNGRFHTVDQSQPLATAVAIQDGRFLVVGDAEEVMRQRGQDTQVIDLQGRTVIPGLNDSHLHLIRGGLNYNLELRWEGMPSLADALRMLKEQALRTPHPQWVRVVGGWTEFQFAEKRMPTLEEINAAATDTPVFILHLYDRALLNRAALRAVGYTKDTPNPPGGEIQRDAAGNPTGMLIAKPNAMILYATLAKGPALPREQQVNSTRQFMRELNRLGVTSAIDAGGGFQNYPEDYAIIDQLARDRQLTIRIAYNLFTQRKGQELEDFEKWTGMVKPGDGDDFYRHNGAGEMLVFSAADFEDFLEPRPELAAGMEGELEKVVRHLVSQRWPFRLHATYDESISRMLDVFEKVNREIPFDGLHWIFDHAETITPRNIERVRALGGGIAIQHRMAFQGEYFVERYGADAARHTPPVARMLEMGVPVGAGTDATRVASYNPWTALYWLVSGRTVGGMRLYDAAGQLSRHTALELWTAGSAWFSSEQGKKGRIKQGQLADLAVLSADFFAVDEDSIKALESVLTVVGGKIVYGAAEFSPLAPPPIPVLPDWSPVKAVPGHYRQLRHTQQQQRQALPHQCAGACGVHAHAHDAARKSAVPVSDYSGFWGTLGCSCFAF
- a CDS encoding diguanylate cyclase — its product is MIDRATIARNKAASKPAWTSKSVSPATRQASTRQRRRALWVCIGLILMTLLLLPVASVMGPVFPFFLPSYQTATVVAYVIITYLIFGHYRATKEVDLLYIGAGCFYAAVILIMQFLAMPGAFVPQEGLLGGAQTTIWLWFLWHAGLALSILLYAVSRWWSPSWLASHPERMPGWLIAVVLAALAASLLPVIVFHSELPKLIEHGNFHRVTTSGLGFLLQTLTALAMLILWRATGFRAVLHVWLGVALVALQCDNVITMAGGSQFSIGWYLGRCNALIAATLLLLIYLREMNQVYLKTVQDARLLALNNAMLEVQMDQVRLDDLTGLPSRSLFLELAETLRGRGSVSRQAVALLFIDLDGFKRINDNLGHERGDAVLVEVAAALRLALRDSDIAGRVGGDEFVVCLVAPALSIKAIATAVASRIVSRVAEIGDGIGCSIGIALCQAEHLEWDSALRQADEAMYQAKRQGKSRFTVYGHSLLDEVA
- a CDS encoding NAD(P)H-quinone oxidoreductase, which translates into the protein MRAIEITQPGGPEVLQICERPVPSFKAGEVLIKVQAAGINRPDVFQRTGNYSPPPGASDLPGLEIAGEIVDGDFSGTSFKKGDLVCALVQGGGYAEYCSAPAAQCLPLPQGWSAVEAASLPETFFTVWSNVFDRARLSPGETLLVQGGSSGIGAAAIQIATALGHRVFATAGSDEKCRACEALGAERGINYRTEDFAAVIKAATDGKGVDVILDMVAGDYVPREISCLANDGRLVFIATLGGSSASIDFRQVLMRRLTITGSTLRPRPIAFKAAIAAQLRERVWPLLASRKIKPVIFQTFPLEQAAQAHALMESSSHIGKIMLAT
- a CDS encoding cytochrome c; its protein translation is MKRLLMWLVGAALLLIAAAFAVLALLNADDDSGAARPPATAVADPAAQIVKGAYLVRSGDCIACHTARGGKELVGGRAIQTPFGAIYSPNLTPDKDTGIGSWSAEDFWRALHNGKSKDGSLLYPAFPYTNYTKVTREDADAMFAYLRSVAPVAQKNLAPALRFPYNNRNLLYGWRALYFRPGVYQEEKGQSVEWNRGAYLVQGLGHCSACHTTRNALGGSDLKAELGGGFIPVVNWYAPSLTSDDEIGLGDWDIEHITGLLKNGVSPRGTVLGPMAEVVGASLQHLSDADVKAMAVYLKSLPRQKEAEPAKERASADEVARVLEQGGKIYKNHCADCHQASGKGTWPAYPPLAGNHAITMASPVNAIRVVLNGGFSPSTAANPRPYGMPPYGPALSDGEVAAVVSYIRNSWGNKAPIVNSAEVNRYRAIPLD
- a CDS encoding c-type cytochrome, with amino-acid sequence MSIHLQGAGATRAVRRLRSGLLLVLAGAMFGVAAQAAEVDSAAVPDTIKQRLTACTACHGEQGRATNNGYYPRIAGKPAGYLYNQLHNFREGRRQYPMMTYLVDHLSDAYLQEIAAYFADQHPPYPPPQPYDPSEAARARGEMLVNKGDAGKQIPACIACHGSAMTGVLPTTPGLLGLPRDYLVSQIGAWKNGARHAVAPDCMAQLAQRLSAEDIGAVASWLAAQPVPAGAAAVAPGSVKLPLACGSVPVPN
- a CDS encoding glycine zipper 2TM domain-containing protein, whose translation is MLHKKWICIALLASSAAVVSTSAMAYDDGANTAIGAVAGAVIGGAVGGRNGAIVGGVLGAAVGATSGGYRQGGYYERDGYYDRPATYYQPAPVYYRPAPVYYRPAPVYYQPAPVYYRPAPVYVEQRRDDYYYQQPYQGGYYER
- a CDS encoding NAD(P)/FAD-dependent oxidoreductase — protein: MSDEIVIVGGGAGGLELACKLGRKLGSGHVTLVDRALYHIWKPSLHEVAAGTRDIHQEGLSYQMLAHDNKFRFVYGNMTALDSASNTITVDAVTDESATELLPPRQIAFSKLVIAVGSVSNYFGIPGAEQNTISLNSTEDAEQFRVRLLKMLALADLKKEKDPDAGVDIVIVGGGATGVELAAELRDASSVYTDYDFPHLNPNRDVRITILEGAPRLLAPLTERVSKAASKLLQEREVKVVTDCRVASIAENFVTDANGNNYASDLCVWSAGIKAPDFLKGLGLPVIKSGQLEVDGLLKVAGSANIYALGDCAACIGSDGKMVPPRAQAAHQQADYLVEMFVRASKGQAASDAPYIYKDHGSLVSFGRNTSVGTLMGSLTKLGWFVDGFFARMMYTSLHLMHLNALLGPVRTGVTAAASGLMKHAKPSVKLH
- a CDS encoding universal stress protein, with product MYRKILVAYNGTPESRSALYSCIQLAPGPGVEVHLLGVINLATYLMAGEFVAESAIRAEKTLLEQELIKGHKLLTDAGLKPIDHFESGEPVNVISDLVNKLGIDLVIVGHSRKKPLATRWWRGSVDTMLVEKVPCSVLVATDICPT